A genomic region of Pseudomonadota bacterium contains the following coding sequences:
- a CDS encoding VOC family protein, with translation MPNAASSPITQSFAVGPLNAVRLFCTEVEPVADFYRDVLGLKELFRSDDAAMFQSGQVGLLIEKGDPDDAEEAELIGRFAGISFPVNDIAAVHAAWSEAGIRFHGEPERQPWGGTLAHFDDPAGNTLTLVQE, from the coding sequence ATGCCCAACGCTGCGTCGTCGCCGATAACACAGTCATTTGCCGTCGGCCCGTTGAACGCGGTTCGCCTGTTCTGTACTGAGGTCGAGCCGGTGGCCGATTTCTATCGTGACGTGCTTGGTCTGAAGGAGCTTTTTCGCAGCGATGACGCCGCGATGTTTCAAAGCGGCCAAGTGGGTTTGCTGATCGAAAAGGGCGATCCCGATGATGCCGAGGAAGCAGAACTGATCGGCCGCTTCGCCGGCATCTCGTTTCCGGTCAACGACATTGCCGCTGTCCATGCGGCTTGGTCAGAGGCCGGGATACGTTTCCACGGCGAACCCGAACGCCAACCTTGGGGCGGCACGCTCGCCCATTTCGACGACCCCGCGGGCAACACGCTCACCCTGGTCCAGGAGTGA
- a CDS encoding transaminase yields the protein MVWKPREADVQALLDQEIQTFETDHPRSRALFEAAGAHLLNGVPLNWMRRWAGPFPLYADRASGAHVTDVDGLDYVDFCMGDTASLFGHGRRDVAQALNARLATGASMMLPTADAAEVGATLAGRFGLPSWQFAVSATDANRFILRLARAVTGKRKVLLFNGCYHGNLVEALITSKNGVAAASPEMVGHEVDPRETTEVVEFNDIEAVERVLAAGDIACVMTEPALTNCRVVLPEPGFLEAVKAAAHRHEAIFALDETHTICCGPGGYTALHDVKPDTVTLGKPIAGGVPAATYGLSADLAERVGLVMAETGPGIFAIGGTLTGHALAMAGMRVMLDHVMTDKTFDQMIDAAEAIETGVADVLAKHGCDGHVVRLGARVAYDPFGKAMTNGRDALAAIDDRFDHLLHLYMLNRGVLLTPFQNMCLVAPQTARSDVDRHSGLLDDLLTALRPS from the coding sequence ATGGTGTGGAAGCCGCGCGAAGCCGACGTCCAGGCGCTGCTTGACCAAGAAATCCAAACCTTCGAAACCGACCACCCGCGTTCACGCGCACTGTTTGAGGCGGCTGGCGCGCACCTCCTGAACGGCGTGCCGCTCAACTGGATGCGCCGGTGGGCCGGACCGTTCCCGCTCTATGCCGATCGCGCCAGCGGCGCCCATGTGACTGACGTTGACGGCCTAGACTATGTCGACTTCTGTATGGGTGACACCGCGTCGCTGTTCGGTCATGGCCGGCGGGATGTGGCCCAGGCGCTGAACGCGCGTTTGGCGACCGGTGCCAGTATGATGTTGCCAACCGCCGACGCGGCCGAAGTCGGCGCGACGCTGGCCGGGCGATTTGGCCTGCCGAGCTGGCAGTTCGCGGTGTCGGCGACCGATGCCAATCGCTTCATTTTGCGCCTGGCGCGCGCGGTGACCGGCAAGCGCAAGGTGCTGCTGTTCAATGGCTGTTATCACGGCAATCTCGTCGAGGCGCTGATTACGTCAAAGAACGGTGTCGCCGCCGCAAGCCCGGAGATGGTCGGTCACGAAGTCGACCCGCGTGAGACCACGGAGGTCGTCGAGTTCAACGACATCGAGGCGGTCGAGCGTGTCCTGGCTGCCGGCGACATAGCCTGCGTCATGACCGAACCGGCGTTGACGAACTGCCGGGTCGTGTTGCCGGAACCGGGTTTTCTGGAGGCCGTCAAGGCTGCCGCGCACCGCCATGAAGCCATCTTCGCGTTGGACGAAACGCATACCATCTGCTGCGGGCCGGGCGGTTACACAGCACTCCACGACGTCAAGCCAGACACGGTGACGCTCGGCAAGCCTATTGCCGGTGGTGTGCCGGCGGCGACTTACGGTCTGTCTGCTGACCTGGCCGAACGGGTTGGTTTGGTGATGGCCGAGACTGGTCCCGGCATCTTCGCCATCGGCGGTACGTTGACCGGGCATGCGCTCGCCATGGCCGGCATGCGCGTGATGCTCGACCATGTGATGACCGATAAGACGTTCGATCAGATGATTGACGCGGCTGAGGCTATCGAAACGGGCGTCGCCGATGTTCTCGCGAAGCATGGATGCGACGGCCACGTCGTCCGGCTCGGCGCGCGTGTCGCGTACGACCCGTTCGGCAAGGCGATGACGAATGGCCGTGATGCGTTGGCGGCGATCGACGACAGGTTCGATCATCTGTTGCATCTCTACATGCTGAACCGGGGTGTGTTGCTGACGCCGTTCCAGAACATGTGCCTGGTTGCGCCGCAAACCGCGCGCTCTGATGTCGACCGCCATAGCGGTTTGCTTGATGACTTGCTGACGGCGCTACGACCGTCATAA